One Hordeum vulgare subsp. vulgare chromosome 4H, MorexV3_pseudomolecules_assembly, whole genome shotgun sequence DNA window includes the following coding sequences:
- the LOC123448057 gene encoding non-specific lipid transfer protein-like 1: MAASTRSTTVVLLVVVTLAAAVLQPAEAAAATRRRADTSVLWYPGTRQRSPSGFRGFPRSRLSPPSAGRMTPPSPSGRPMTPPPSQAQAPPAPSSQAPCIAAPGFPGMPVGGAGGFGGSPPSPPSAPTDCVTPLAGLMTCASFLTGSDPETPTPQSECCGGLGMFLNSSAAADDRSLRCLCPVILGDVNRMLPKPIDPVRMMYLPIACGVVLPPQVLFICFTGQPTPPVVNRIPDSWKTSSSSALSP; this comes from the exons ATGGCGGCGTCGACGCGCAGCACCACCGTCGTCTTGCTCGTCGTGGTCACGTTGGCGGCGGCGGTGCTGCAGCCGGCGGAGGCGGCAGCTGCGACGAGGCGCCGCGCCGACACCAGCGTGCTCTGGTACCCGGGAACCAGGCAGCGTAGCCCCAGCGGCTTCCGGGGTTTCCCTCGCTCCAGGCTGTCGCCGCCGTCCGCGGGCAGGATGACGCCGCCGTCGCCCAGCGGCAGGCCGATGACGCCGCCGCCGTCCCAGGCGCAGGCGCCGCCCGCGCCCAGCTCGCAGGCGCCGTGCATCGCCGCGCCCGGCTTCCCCGGCATGCCGGTGGGCGGCGCCGGCGGGTTCGGAgggtcgccgccctcgccgccgtCGGCGCCGACGGACTGCGTGACGCCGCTGGCGGGGCTGATGACGTGCGCGTCGTTCCTGACGGGGAGCGACCCGGAGACGCCGACGCCGCAGAGCGAGTGCTGCGGCGGGCTGGGCATGTTCCTCAACagctcggcggcggcggacgaccgGTCGCTGAGGTGCCTGTGCCCGGTGATCCTCGGCGACGTGAACCGCATGCTCCCCAAGCCCATCGACCCCGTCCGCATGATGTACCTCCCCATCGCCTGCGGCGTCGTCCTCCCGCCCCAAGTCCTCTTCATCTGCTTCA CTGGGCAGCCGACGCCGCCGGTGGTGAACCGGATTCCTGACTCCTGGAAGACCTCGTCTTCTTCAG CCTTGTCGCCTTGA